One window of the Desulfuromonadales bacterium genome contains the following:
- a CDS encoding DMT family transporter: protein MALFCILVWGLSYPVTRAAVQEIPPLSLAFARFSLAACLVWPLTRKFPKRIDRQDRFSICCLGIAGVSLYFGFENYGLKYTTASHAALIIATIPLFTEMVVAIRSRRRPATRVWLGSFVALGGVAVLIGPGEGGATLLGDVLMFGAVAAWVWYSFLVERLAGRYPNLQLTQAILVVGTVSFFPGAVAEMMLTPIPWPSSAALGGVVFLGVFCSALGYHLWNQAIPALGVSATNNLLYVLPLVGVSGGIVMLGEPLSAGVVVGGSMVLGGVCLASRLEKTASASGRSTGKDAPP from the coding sequence ATGGCGCTGTTCTGCATCCTGGTCTGGGGGCTGTCTTATCCGGTCACCCGGGCTGCGGTGCAGGAGATCCCGCCTCTGTCCTTGGCCTTTGCCCGATTTTCCCTGGCCGCCTGCCTGGTCTGGCCCCTTACCCGTAAGTTCCCGAAACGGATTGACCGTCAGGACCGGTTTTCGATCTGCTGTTTGGGCATTGCCGGCGTATCCCTTTACTTTGGCTTTGAAAACTATGGTCTCAAATACACAACGGCCTCCCACGCTGCCCTGATCATCGCCACAATACCCCTTTTCACGGAAATGGTCGTGGCGATTCGCAGCCGTCGCCGACCGGCTACGCGTGTGTGGCTCGGGTCCTTCGTCGCACTTGGGGGAGTGGCGGTGCTGATCGGCCCGGGGGAGGGCGGAGCGACCCTGCTCGGCGACGTGCTGATGTTCGGTGCCGTCGCCGCCTGGGTCTGGTATTCCTTCCTGGTGGAGCGTCTGGCAGGACGCTACCCGAACCTGCAGCTTACCCAGGCCATTCTGGTGGTCGGAACCGTCAGCTTTTTCCCCGGCGCCGTTGCTGAAATGATGCTTACCCCCATCCCCTGGCCTTCTTCGGCAGCCTTGGGAGGCGTGGTATTTCTCGGTGTGTTCTGCTCGGCCCTCGGCTATCATCTCTGGAATCAGGCGATTCCTGCGCTGGGTGTTTCAGCGACCAACAACCTTCTCTATGTACTTCCTCTGGTCGGGGTTTCGGGTGGCATTGTGATGCTTGGCGAACCCCTCAGTGCCGGGGTGGTTGTCGGTGGCTCGATGGTACTTGGTGGCGTTTGTCTTGCCAGTCGGCTGGAGAAGACGGCTTCCGCTTCAGGCAGGTCGACAGGGAAGGATGCCCCACCCTGA
- a CDS encoding NAD(P)-dependent oxidoreductase, translating to MLKNVSFLGLGTVGKHMATNLLKGNYNLTIYDSDPTVVAELVKLGAKRAGSPREAVKGADAVIHIRPEKERLRPDIYGPDGIFAGIDPGTILIDMGTHSLESTIEIAEEAAKHRVRFLDAPVWGTKEHAANGMLTILVGGDQTLLASCRELFSYFGLSIIHVGGIGDGTRMKFIVNLVQAQLMEALAESVVFGEKLGFSIDKILEVFNSGGVASPLFHTSGRTIARGDFTRNLALKYVHEHLELVLEQAKKLGLDLPAGKVACQSYAQAVKDGRGEEDFSAVVKVLRK from the coding sequence ATGTTAAAAAATGTCAGTTTTTTGGGGTTGGGTACGGTCGGCAAACATATGGCCACCAACCTGCTCAAAGGGAACTACAATCTGACCATCTACGATTCGGACCCAACGGTTGTAGCAGAACTGGTCAAACTGGGCGCCAAGAGGGCCGGCTCGCCGCGCGAGGCGGTCAAGGGCGCTGACGCGGTGATTCACATCCGCCCCGAGAAGGAACGACTACGCCCGGACATTTACGGCCCCGACGGCATCTTCGCCGGTATCGACCCCGGCACAATCCTGATCGATATGGGTACACATTCCCTAGAGAGTACAATCGAAATTGCCGAGGAGGCCGCCAAGCACCGAGTCAGGTTCCTCGACGCGCCGGTCTGGGGTACTAAGGAACATGCCGCCAACGGTATGCTCACCATCCTGGTCGGGGGTGACCAGACCCTGCTGGCAAGCTGCCGCGAGCTCTTCTCCTACTTCGGTTTGAGCATCATCCACGTTGGTGGCATCGGCGACGGTACGCGTATGAAATTCATAGTCAACCTGGTCCAGGCCCAATTAATGGAGGCCCTCGCTGAATCGGTCGTGTTCGGCGAGAAGCTTGGCTTCAGCATTGACAAAATTCTCGAAGTCTTCAATTCCGGCGGGGTCGCCTCTCCACTCTTCCACACCAGCGGCCGCACCATCGCACGCGGCGACTTCACCCGCAACCTGGCGCTCAAGTACGTGCACGAACATCTTGAGTTGGTGCTTGAGCAGGCTAAAAAGCTCGGGCTCGACCTGCCAGCCGGAAAAGTGGCCTGCCAAAGCTATGCGCAGGCGGTCAAGGACGGGCGTGGCGAAGAAGACTTCTCGGCGGTGGTCAAGGTGCTGCGAAAGTAG